From Homo sapiens chromosome 6, GRCh38.p14 Primary Assembly, the proteins below share one genomic window:
- the GSTA1 gene encoding glutathione S-transferase A1 isoform 1 (isoform 1 is encoded by transcript variant 1), which yields MAEKPKLHYFNARGRMESTRWLLAAAGVEFEEKFIKSAEDLDKLRNDGYLMFQQVPMVEIDGMKLVQTRAILNYIASKYNLYGKDIKERALIDMYIEGIADLGEMILLLPVCPPEEKDAKLALIKEKIKNRYFPAFEKVLKSHGQDYLVGNKLSRADIHLVELLYYVEELDSSLISSFPLLKALKTRISNLPTVKKFLQPGSPRKPPMDEKSLEEARKIFRF from the exons ATGGCAGAGAAGCCCAAGCTCCACTACTTCAATGCACGGGGCAGAATGGAGTCCACCCGGTGGCTCCTGGCTGCAGCTGGAGTAGAG tttgaagagaaatttataaaatctgCAGAAGATTTGGACAAGTTAAGAAATG ATGGATATTTGATGTTCCAGCAAGTGCCAATGGTTGAGATTGATGGGATGAAGCTGGTGCAGACCAGAGCCATTCTCAACTACATTGCCAGCAAATACAACCTCTATGGGAAAGACATAAAGGAGAGAGCCCT GATTGATATGTATATAGAAGGTATAGCAGATTTGGGTGAAATGATCCTCCTTCTGCCCGTATGTCCACCTGAGGAAAAAGATGCCAAGCTTGCCTtgatcaaagagaaaataaaaaatcgcTACTTCCCTGCCTTTGAAAAA GTCTTAAAGAGCCATGGACAAGACTACCTTGTTGGCAACAAGCTGAGCCGGGCTGACATTCATCTGGTGGAACTTCTCTACTACGTCGAGGAGCTTGACTCCAGTCTTATCTCCAGCTTCCCTCTGCTGAAG GCCCTGAAAACCAGAATCAGCAACCTGCCCACAGTGAAGAAGTTTCTACAGCCTGGCAGCCCAAGGAAGCCTCCCATGGATGAGAAATCTTTAGAAGAAGCAAGGAAGATTTTCAGGTTTTAA
- the GSTA1 gene encoding glutathione S-transferase A1 isoform 2 (isoform 2 is encoded by transcript variant 2) — MYIEGIADLGEMILLLPVCPPEEKDAKLALIKEKIKNRYFPAFEKVLKSHGQDYLVGNKLSRADIHLVELLYYVEELDSSLISSFPLLKALKTRISNLPTVKKFLQPGSPRKPPMDEKSLEEARKIFRF; from the exons ATGTATATAGAAGGTATAGCAGATTTGGGTGAAATGATCCTCCTTCTGCCCGTATGTCCACCTGAGGAAAAAGATGCCAAGCTTGCCTtgatcaaagagaaaataaaaaatcgcTACTTCCCTGCCTTTGAAAAA GTCTTAAAGAGCCATGGACAAGACTACCTTGTTGGCAACAAGCTGAGCCGGGCTGACATTCATCTGGTGGAACTTCTCTACTACGTCGAGGAGCTTGACTCCAGTCTTATCTCCAGCTTCCCTCTGCTGAAG GCCCTGAAAACCAGAATCAGCAACCTGCCCACAGTGAAGAAGTTTCTACAGCCTGGCAGCCCAAGGAAGCCTCCCATGGATGAGAAATCTTTAGAAGAAGCAAGGAAGATTTTCAGGTTTTAA
- the GSTA1 gene encoding glutathione S-transferase A1 isoform X1 translates to MAEKPKLHYFNARGRMESTRWLLAAAGVEFEEKFIKSAEDLDKLRNDGYLMFQQVPMVEIDGMKLVQTRAILNYIASKYNLYGKDIKERALIDMYIEGIADLGEMILLLPVCPPEEKDAKLALIKEKIKNRYFPAFEKVLKSHGQDYLVGNKLSRADIHLVELLYYVEELDSSLISSFPLLKVTHFTAQRGSPTSPILGSCIWALRLTKFCPSLLQAFSAPRSPK, encoded by the exons ATGGCAGAGAAGCCCAAGCTCCACTACTTCAATGCACGGGGCAGAATGGAGTCCACCCGGTGGCTCCTGGCTGCAGCTGGAGTAGAG tttgaagagaaatttataaaatctgCAGAAGATTTGGACAAGTTAAGAAATG ATGGATATTTGATGTTCCAGCAAGTGCCAATGGTTGAGATTGATGGGATGAAGCTGGTGCAGACCAGAGCCATTCTCAACTACATTGCCAGCAAATACAACCTCTATGGGAAAGACATAAAGGAGAGAGCCCT GATTGATATGTATATAGAAGGTATAGCAGATTTGGGTGAAATGATCCTCCTTCTGCCCGTATGTCCACCTGAGGAAAAAGATGCCAAGCTTGCCTtgatcaaagagaaaataaaaaatcgcTACTTCCCTGCCTTTGAAAAA GTCTTAAAGAGCCATGGACAAGACTACCTTGTTGGCAACAAGCTGAGCCGGGCTGACATTCATCTGGTGGAACTTCTCTACTACGTCGAGGAGCTTGACTCCAGTCTTATCTCCAGCTTCCCTCTGCTGAAGGTGACCCATTTCACAGCCCAGAGAGGCAGCCCCACATCTCCCATCTTGGGATCTTGTATCTGGGCCCTGCGACTGACCAAGTTTTGCCCCAGTCTTCTCCAGGCCTTCAGTGCCCCAAGGTCTCCAAAATGA